The window TCGGGTAATTGGCAGTGATAAAAGCTTGACAGGTTATGCGGGTGGATTGTGGCGTAAGAAATGGCTCTTACAGCATGAGTTCAAAGTGGCACACGGTGTGCAAACACTTTTCTAAAATCAACTGCTATATGAAATCGATTAACATTGAAATCAAATGGGCTTTTCTGTTTGCATTAATGACACTACTGTGGATGTTGTTAGAGCGTGTTAGTGGTTTACATAGTACATTGATTGCCCAACATGCTATTTATACCAACCTGATAGCCATACCAGCAATTACCTTATACGTATTTGCATTAAAGGAAAAGAAAAAAACAGCCTACAACGGCCAGATGAGTTTTCAACAAGGTCTGATTAGCGGGCTTATTCTAACAGCAATGATTACTGCGCTAACGCCGCTTACACAAACCATCACCAGCAAGTTCATCACGCCTGATTTTTTCACCAACGCCAGCAATTATGCAGTGCAAACAAAGCAATTGACTGCTGAAGCTGCAGCACAATATTTTAACCTACAGAGTTATATCATACAAGGTCTTATCGGCGCCCCGGTCATGGGCATTATTACCACCTTGATAGTGGCTTTTTTTGTTAAATCAAAAAAGTAAACTGATGAAAGAAAACAGTAAACTGGAAATCACGCTCTTAGTGCTGGCCATTGCAGGCATGATTGCTAAGCTTGCCACAGACGATCCTGTATTTAAACAATTTGGTGGTTTAGCCCTTTATGGGTTGACTAGCATCGCAGCCATCAGTAAAGCCTACCGTTTCCGGCATCTGCCAGCCACAAAGGGGCAAAAAATGACCATTGGTGCGGGTATAATGCTGATGATCGCATCTGTAGTAGGTGAAGCCATAGATCCCAATAAATTGTATAATGCGCTCTGGCTCCTTGGCATTATTGCTACTGGAACAACCGCCAGTAATCAGTTTAGAGCCCATAAAAGCACAACTTAATAAGCTTAACAAATTCATAAAATAAGCCTGCCAGCTTGGGGCTTCGGGCTTTTATCGGCAAATTTGTAAGGATTGAACTCTACACGCATGAGATTTAGCCGTATGGTACTGGGCATGCTGGTAATACCTGTGTGCCAAACATTATTTGCCCAAACGCCTATCCCACTCGCCTGGCATCTGCTGGACCCATCAACAGATTCTGTTTACGGCATTAGTCTGAATAAAGCCTATCAATACCTGCAGCAAAAAAAGAAACATCCAAAGTCGATTGTTGTAGCCGTACTCGATTCAGGTATTGACACTTTGCACGAAGACCTGAAGCCTGTTTTATGGCGTAATCCCAAAGAGATACCCGGCAATGGCATAGATGATGATAAGAACGGCTATATCGACGATGTGTTTGGCTGGAATTTTATCGGGGGTAAAGATGGCAGTAATATCGGCAGCTGCTCAGATGAACGCAGCAGGGTCTATCATCGTTTCAAAACACAATTCGGCAAGGAGCCACTTGATAGTAGTACTTGGCAGGATACAGACAGACGCAACTATCTGTTATGGTCACGTGCGGCAAAAGAAATGAAAGCCACACAAGAAGAACAAGTTGAACTGTATTTCATTGAAGCAACAAGTAAGGCTTTAAGGCGCCATGAGAAAGTGCTGAAAGAAGAAATGAAGTGTGAAGAGTTTGATTGTAATCAACTCGAAAAATTTGAACCAGCCACACGTCAGGGAAAAGAATCCAAACTGGCCTATTTAACTGGCTTACGTTTATTACAAATAGACAGTGAAGAAACCAATACCA is drawn from Chitinophagales bacterium and contains these coding sequences:
- a CDS encoding DUF4199 domain-containing protein, coding for MKSINIEIKWAFLFALMTLLWMLLERVSGLHSTLIAQHAIYTNLIAIPAITLYVFALKEKKKTAYNGQMSFQQGLISGLILTAMITALTPLTQTITSKFITPDFFTNASNYAVQTKQLTAEAAAQYFNLQSYIIQGLIGAPVMGIITTLIVAFFVKSKK